A stretch of the Candidatus Edwardsbacteria bacterium genome encodes the following:
- a CDS encoding prepilin-type N-terminal cleavage/methylation domain-containing protein — MNRKGFSLVELMISVVVLGIVMAAVVTMMINSDKAKRKNESLIEAQQQGSAAMEMLVRDIRSAGYEVATLNEQPIIAYAMPFEIIFNTNLNPFPDSLGLKQPRAYDPGISPLCPNYTIGATFTGGAETYRYTLDSNHDGIFGVADRIDDAVELRTRNPDDYVLIRQTYGRMDDNTNNVYPNRNFDIALVRGPVAADDQDIIPMFQYWYRDVVSNVLVLWGDTDGDEVLTGVERLFANPPQNILMSIEMITITVTTETRIPVDRNQYRRVVVSTTTNLANVPNTKAKYGITGKLKDESGGGIAGGKVYLSTGSIQTSNGSGDYTFAVENGIYVVTPEKLINSGSYFYVLKNPQDSSVTVADADAPNVDFRYQSISSGDMRDVGGKVYNDSIVPIGVTPGVPPAPDTDERGITGVVVAVKGKPTIADSTILNISTTTDALGDYRFTLPQGIYTITEIDSPGYYSTTPNIVVDTLGATDNLNVNFGDSRAGMGTINIKVWNDADKDSTLDTGEPGLGNVFCMVVNTNNGDLAGSGRTDANGDLVINLPGDSLYTVMEIDPDSMISTCGLFRAIGSTSWSVASTLNQVDSLFVPKDSTRYVMFGDVVGYVAIPLGQTERVLSMILPDLREYREPPGDRNNPLSYSADPDIVLGTVNTTGAVSNLLVWYNRYQSSATPASALFPTAFDSSANLTTDITALAGGDINSHLGSTTEDVICGLKENVGAFNISVGRTHDGGLTGANFNRDKGLMRDAVLNYATSTPVSNTSVLALGTGNLTPTTLTTLRLDFAAGTKVADNEGRVEIWKSNSATNNPPTFTLDTVIATAGGGTPLGEVRALLLMDVVDSTGTLGSDLPNNYQDLIIATKTGSFPTYTGQLVIYRRAGLNKRFIHQATYNISDGYINALGTYRSRGTSFPNDIICGLRTNGSTVDDYKGRLSLWYNNNDGTFGSTGAPNVSRVTEGEVLCLSANNLNIDYMIDVAVGLKFGEYTGGTRFYYNTSGSLALAGSDPSGGKYTGEVVTIRSKTLRPYTTKVDVVVGERFLSGGVGYGRVIIYHHKY, encoded by the coding sequence ATGAACAGAAAAGGGTTTTCTTTAGTCGAGCTGATGATTTCAGTGGTGGTGCTGGGGATTGTGATGGCAGCCGTAGTCACCATGATGATCAACAGCGACAAGGCCAAACGCAAGAATGAATCACTGATAGAGGCCCAGCAACAGGGTTCGGCGGCCATGGAGATGCTGGTCCGGGATATCCGCAGCGCCGGGTACGAAGTGGCCACCCTTAACGAACAGCCGATAATAGCCTACGCCATGCCGTTCGAGATCATATTCAACACCAATCTCAACCCATTTCCCGATAGTCTGGGCCTGAAACAGCCCCGGGCCTACGATCCGGGCATAAGCCCGCTGTGTCCCAATTATACCATCGGCGCCACTTTCACCGGAGGGGCCGAGACCTATCGCTACACCCTGGATTCCAACCACGACGGCATCTTCGGCGTGGCCGACCGCATCGATGATGCGGTGGAGCTGAGAACCCGAAATCCTGATGATTATGTGTTGATCCGCCAGACCTACGGCCGGATGGACGACAACACCAACAATGTCTATCCCAACCGGAATTTCGATATCGCCCTGGTGAGGGGCCCGGTGGCGGCCGACGACCAGGATATCATCCCCATGTTCCAGTATTGGTACCGGGATGTTGTCAGCAATGTGCTGGTGCTGTGGGGCGATACCGACGGAGACGAAGTGCTGACCGGGGTCGAGCGACTTTTCGCCAATCCCCCCCAGAACATTCTGATGAGCATCGAGATGATAACCATCACCGTCACCACCGAGACCCGGATACCAGTGGACAGAAACCAGTACCGCCGGGTGGTGGTGTCCACCACCACCAATCTGGCCAATGTGCCCAACACCAAAGCCAAATACGGCATCACTGGCAAACTTAAGGATGAATCTGGCGGCGGCATCGCTGGAGGCAAGGTCTATCTAAGTACCGGATCCATCCAGACCTCCAACGGCTCGGGGGATTATACCTTTGCGGTGGAGAACGGGATCTACGTAGTGACACCGGAGAAGCTGATAAACAGCGGCAGTTACTTTTATGTGCTGAAGAATCCCCAGGATTCGTCAGTGACGGTGGCCGACGCCGATGCGCCCAATGTCGATTTTCGCTATCAGAGCATCAGCAGCGGCGACATGCGGGATGTAGGCGGCAAGGTCTACAACGATTCTATTGTTCCCATTGGCGTAACGCCAGGTGTGCCTCCGGCGCCCGACACCGACGAGCGCGGGATAACCGGGGTGGTGGTGGCGGTAAAGGGAAAGCCGACCATTGCCGATTCCACCATCTTAAACATCAGCACCACCACCGATGCCCTCGGCGACTACCGGTTCACCCTGCCTCAGGGCATCTATACGATTACCGAGATAGATTCCCCCGGCTATTATTCCACCACCCCCAATATCGTGGTGGACACCCTAGGCGCCACCGATAATCTTAACGTAAATTTCGGCGATTCCCGCGCCGGCATGGGCACCATCAACATCAAGGTGTGGAATGACGCCGACAAGGACAGCACTTTGGACACCGGCGAACCCGGACTGGGCAACGTCTTCTGCATGGTGGTCAACACCAACAACGGCGACCTGGCGGGATCCGGGCGGACCGATGCCAACGGAGACCTGGTTATCAACCTGCCGGGCGACTCTTTATATACGGTGATGGAGATAGACCCCGATTCCATGATCTCCACCTGCGGTCTTTTCAGAGCGATAGGCTCCACCAGTTGGAGCGTCGCCAGTACCCTCAACCAGGTAGACAGCCTTTTTGTGCCCAAGGATTCCACCCGCTATGTGATGTTCGGCGACGTGGTGGGCTATGTGGCCATACCGCTGGGCCAGACCGAGCGGGTGCTGTCCATGATCCTGCCGGACCTGAGGGAATACCGGGAGCCCCCAGGGGATAGAAACAATCCGTTGTCCTATTCGGCCGACCCGGATATCGTGCTGGGAACGGTCAATACCACCGGGGCGGTATCCAACCTGCTTGTATGGTATAACCGCTATCAGAGCTCTGCCACCCCGGCCAGCGCATTGTTCCCGACAGCCTTCGATTCCTCCGCTAACCTTACCACCGACATTACCGCGTTGGCCGGCGGAGACATAAACTCCCATTTAGGCAGCACCACCGAGGATGTCATCTGCGGGCTCAAGGAGAACGTGGGGGCTTTTAATATCTCGGTAGGCCGCACCCACGACGGCGGCCTGACTGGCGCGAACTTCAACCGGGACAAAGGGCTTATGAGGGATGCCGTCCTTAATTATGCCACATCTACCCCGGTGAGCAATACCTCGGTGCTGGCACTGGGCACCGGAAACCTCACCCCCACCACCCTAACGACGCTCCGTTTGGATTTTGCCGCCGGCACCAAAGTTGCCGACAACGAAGGGCGGGTGGAGATATGGAAGAGCAACAGCGCCACCAATAACCCCCCCACTTTTACTTTGGACACCGTGATCGCCACCGCCGGCGGCGGGACCCCGCTAGGCGAGGTCCGAGCCCTGCTCCTGATGGATGTGGTGGATAGCACCGGCACTTTGGGCAGCGATCTGCCCAACAATTACCAGGACCTGATAATCGCCACCAAGACCGGAAGTTTCCCCACCTACACCGGGCAGTTGGTCATCTACCGCCGGGCCGGGTTAAACAAACGCTTCATCCACCAGGCGACCTATAACATCAGCGACGGATACATAAACGCGCTGGGGACCTATCGCTCCCGCGGCACCAGCTTTCCCAACGACATAATCTGCGGACTGAGGACCAACGGATCCACGGTGGACGACTACAAGGGCCGGCTGTCCCTGTGGTACAACAACAATGACGGCACCTTCGGCTCGACCGGAGCGCCCAACGTCTCCCGGGTGACCGAGGGTGAGGTGCTGTGCCTGAGCGCCAACAATCTTAACATAGATTACATGATTGATGTGGCGGTGGGCCTTAAGTTCGGCGAATATACCGGAGGCACCCGCTTCTACTACAACACCAGCGGCAGCCTGGCCCTGGCCGGCTCCGATCCCTCCGGCGGCAAGTACACCGGCGAGGTGGTGACCATCCGCTCCAAAACCCTCCGGCCCTATACCACCAAGGTCGACGTGGTGGTCGGCGAGCGGTTCCTGTCGGGCGGCGTGGGCTATGGAAGAGTAATCATCTACCATCATAAATATTAA
- a CDS encoding RNA polymerase sigma factor codes for MPESLMNAIQEVKAGNTSSFNEIIRAHQQGIYRLCYRLTGNIEDAKDLTQEVFIKALKGIGSFRGESDIRTWLYRIAINTGSTWRKKNLNQPLSFEVTGEVADNKTRDVLLQRKISEAVDSLPYKQRSVFVMHHYEGYKHDEIARITARSVGSVKANYFQAVQKLKGKLKDFAEYGNE; via the coding sequence ATGCCTGAATCCTTAATGAATGCCATACAAGAAGTTAAAGCCGGGAATACCAGCTCTTTCAATGAGATCATTCGGGCTCATCAGCAGGGCATCTATCGGCTATGCTACCGCCTTACCGGCAACATTGAGGATGCCAAGGACCTCACTCAGGAGGTGTTCATTAAGGCCTTAAAAGGCATTGGATCGTTCAGAGGAGAGAGCGACATCAGGACCTGGCTCTACCGGATAGCCATCAACACCGGATCAACCTGGCGAAAAAAGAATCTTAACCAACCCCTTTCTTTTGAAGTTACCGGAGAGGTGGCCGACAACAAGACCCGTGACGTTCTTTTACAGAGAAAGATTTCTGAGGCGGTGGATTCACTGCCTTACAAACAAAGATCGGTGTTCGTGATGCATCATTACGAGGGATACAAACACGACGAGATCGCCCGGATCACCGCCCGGTCAGTAGGCAGCGTCAAGGCCAATTATTTCCAGGCAGTCCAGAAGCTGAAGGGGAAACTTAAGGATTTCGCGGAGTACGGAAATGAATGA
- a CDS encoding sigma 54-interacting transcriptional regulator has translation MKRKWLKYERETRLVGFLLVMILSVVNLVSILMFNYSVRQYRWQMEGHLAATARLAAESYRGNPGLSVDSIEAKWSALASISGISAIGLADNNGQWKAASNRYLLEAYLFPDVTDIEQATSWGKLAPGRMVYNPNREGYGFVNYSLREGLKGNILVMLAPAGLLPSLESGARLQNIWSAIIFLAVLIGLFLYLRLIFNPFRSMAGLARDAAGEGKLPGSDVELVMDTYQGMITELRQKGRDLNDLYAKERVRADDLEQFSRQILDSVDKGMISIDNAGKMLACNPAARDIFGIAVIESCADIFSREELEAIGRGAKLMTKELESPAGRARTIQVEISDLKNSGGQKMGKNLVISDITDIKRMEELEELSEKSALLESASRNLLAKVQPGLQEIKQSLENYSGEAAGLQLEKLERLIAEYGQYFSYRDQISDQPRSPDIVFASAAMREVLNLAARVAPADSTVMITGDSGTGKELIAREIHRLSPRSGKPFITINCAALPENLLESELFGYVKGAFTGAGRDKPGLLRAAEGGSFFLDEIGELPLGLQPKILRAIQEKEVTPVGGTKSIKIDIRLIAASNQDLGKMAAEGKFRQDLFYRLNVFPICLSPLNQRPEDIEPLAYHFIEKHSLKNKKKIESIDAGALAALKKYNWPGNVRELENAIERAMLFARGRKINLEDLNIVLPPDDEIEVNVGDEGLLSVSAKAAAKAEAELIEKVLAQTGGNKSQAARRLQISYRVMLKKIKDYGLNKA, from the coding sequence ATGAAGCGCAAATGGTTAAAATACGAACGGGAGACCCGGTTGGTCGGGTTTCTGCTAGTGATGATTTTGTCGGTAGTGAACCTGGTTTCTATTTTAATGTTCAACTATTCGGTCAGGCAATACCGCTGGCAGATGGAGGGGCATTTGGCAGCCACTGCCCGGCTGGCAGCGGAAAGCTATCGGGGAAACCCGGGTCTTTCCGTGGACAGCATTGAGGCCAAGTGGTCGGCCCTGGCCAGCATCTCCGGCATCAGCGCCATCGGGCTGGCCGACAACAACGGCCAGTGGAAGGCGGCCAGCAACCGGTATCTATTGGAAGCCTATCTTTTTCCGGACGTGACTGATATTGAACAGGCAACCAGCTGGGGGAAATTAGCTCCTGGCAGAATGGTCTACAACCCAAATCGGGAGGGCTATGGATTTGTCAACTATTCCCTCAGGGAGGGCCTGAAAGGGAATATTCTGGTTATGCTGGCCCCGGCCGGCTTGCTGCCTTCGCTGGAATCCGGCGCCAGGTTGCAAAATATCTGGTCGGCCATAATCTTTCTGGCCGTATTGATCGGACTGTTTCTGTATCTGCGGCTGATATTCAATCCCTTCCGAAGCATGGCCGGGCTGGCCCGTGATGCTGCAGGGGAGGGGAAACTCCCGGGTTCCGATGTCGAGCTGGTGATGGATACATATCAAGGTATGATCACCGAACTGAGGCAGAAGGGGCGTGATCTGAATGATTTGTATGCCAAGGAGCGGGTGAGGGCTGATGATCTGGAACAGTTCAGCCGACAGATATTGGATAGCGTGGACAAAGGGATGATCAGCATTGACAATGCCGGGAAAATGCTGGCCTGCAACCCGGCGGCCAGGGACATCTTCGGCATCGCCGTCATTGAATCCTGCGCCGATATATTCAGCCGGGAGGAACTGGAGGCCATCGGCCGGGGCGCTAAACTTATGACCAAGGAACTGGAAAGCCCGGCCGGCCGGGCCAGGACCATCCAGGTGGAGATTAGCGACTTGAAAAATTCTGGCGGACAAAAGATGGGAAAAAACCTGGTGATATCGGACATCACCGATATCAAGAGGATGGAGGAACTGGAGGAGCTGTCCGAGAAATCGGCCCTGTTGGAAAGCGCCTCCCGGAACCTGCTGGCAAAGGTACAGCCGGGCCTGCAGGAGATAAAACAATCCCTGGAAAATTACTCCGGCGAAGCTGCCGGCCTGCAGTTAGAGAAACTGGAGAGATTGATCGCCGAGTACGGTCAGTATTTCAGTTATCGGGACCAAATAAGCGATCAGCCCAGATCGCCGGATATCGTCTTTGCCTCCGCGGCCATGCGGGAAGTTTTGAACCTGGCGGCCAGGGTGGCCCCGGCCGACAGCACGGTAATGATAACCGGGGATAGCGGCACCGGCAAGGAATTGATCGCCCGGGAGATCCACCGCCTGAGCCCCCGATCGGGAAAACCCTTTATCACCATAAACTGTGCGGCCCTGCCGGAAAATCTTCTGGAGTCAGAACTGTTCGGGTATGTCAAGGGCGCCTTTACCGGAGCCGGCCGCGATAAGCCCGGCCTGCTGAGGGCGGCCGAGGGCGGCAGTTTTTTCCTGGATGAGATCGGGGAGCTTCCCCTGGGCCTGCAACCCAAGATCCTTAGGGCCATCCAGGAGAAGGAGGTCACGCCGGTGGGCGGCACCAAGAGCATAAAGATCGACATCCGGCTGATAGCCGCCAGCAACCAGGATCTGGGAAAGATGGCGGCCGAGGGAAAATTCCGGCAGGATCTTTTCTACCGGCTGAATGTTTTTCCCATCTGCTTGAGTCCGCTTAACCAAAGGCCCGAGGATATCGAGCCGCTGGCCTATCATTTTATAGAAAAGCATAGTCTCAAAAATAAAAAGAAGATCGAATCCATCGATGCCGGAGCGCTGGCAGCCTTAAAGAAATACAACTGGCCGGGCAACGTCAGGGAACTGGAGAATGCCATAGAGAGAGCCATGCTGTTCGCCCGGGGCCGAAAGATAAATCTGGAGGACCTGAATATCGTACTGCCGCCCGATGATGAAATTGAAGTGAATGTTGGCGACGAGGGATTACTGTCCGTTTCGGCCAAAGCGGCGGCCAAGGCCGAAGCCGAATTGATCGAGAAGGTGCTGGCCCAGACCGGCGGCAATAAAAGCCAGGCCGCCCGCCGGTTGCAGATAAGCTACCGGGTGATGCTTAAAAAGATCAAGGATTACGGCCTGAATAAAGCTTAA
- a CDS encoding type II secretion system GspH family protein: MKKNGFSLIELMTVIIIIGIMAGLTVPGIMKNIPHRKQKDARSQLFGELHLIRQMAMGKDVFYCLDVISSTQYRVFVDNSLSPNGLYDGGETILRTVQLPSGITFSNTTFSVGFRPTGVLINNTINALAIQNTVGSRDTIYIMQSGSIF; this comes from the coding sequence ATGAAAAAGAACGGGTTTTCCCTGATTGAGTTGATGACGGTGATCATAATTATTGGCATTATGGCCGGACTGACCGTTCCCGGTATCATGAAAAATATACCGCACAGGAAACAGAAGGATGCCCGCAGCCAGCTGTTCGGCGAACTGCACCTGATCCGCCAGATGGCAATGGGCAAGGATGTTTTCTATTGCCTGGATGTTATCAGCAGCACCCAGTACCGGGTATTTGTCGATAATAGCCTTTCCCCTAACGGCCTTTATGATGGCGGGGAAACGATACTACGGACAGTGCAGCTGCCATCGGGCATAACCTTCTCCAACACCACTTTTTCGGTCGGTTTTCGGCCTACCGGAGTGCTGATAAATAACACTATCAACGCCCTGGCCATTCAAAACACCGTTGGCTCCAGAGATACCATCTACATCATGCAGTCGGGCAGTATCTTTTAA
- a CDS encoding prepilin-type N-terminal cleavage/methylation domain-containing protein: MNKHGMSLVELMVSITILSITLLGIAALFPRGMGHTTQSRLLTQATNLAMEKSEEFERMPATHADLTLGAHQETVDGFTRDWVITNENITTKIKRAVITVTWVAGASTMNSIGTTVFLYKP, encoded by the coding sequence ATGAACAAGCATGGCATGTCACTTGTCGAACTGATGGTCTCCATTACCATATTATCCATAACTCTTTTGGGCATAGCGGCGCTTTTCCCACGGGGAATGGGACACACCACCCAGTCCCGGCTGCTGACTCAGGCTACCAACCTGGCCATGGAGAAGTCCGAGGAATTCGAAAGGATGCCCGCCACTCATGCCGACCTGACTTTGGGGGCCCATCAGGAAACCGTTGACGGATTTACCCGCGACTGGGTGATCACCAACGAAAACATCACCACCAAGATCAAACGGGCCGTCATCACGGTCACCTGGGTGGCCGGCGCCTCCACCATGAACAGCATCGGGACCACGGTTTTCCTGTACAAACCCTAA